The Balaenoptera acutorostrata chromosome 10, mBalAcu1.1, whole genome shotgun sequence genome has a window encoding:
- the CLPSL2 gene encoding colipase-like protein 2 codes for MAAALAILAAMLLPCWGAFPQFKKGSTKMNGARCSHHSECYSDCCLINLDHGGAFCVPRARITMMCLPQTKGAINIICPCQVGLSCIHKDPVCTRRCHLI; via the exons ATGGCCGCGGCCCTCGCGATACTCGCGGCGATGCTGCTCCCCTGCTGGGGCGCGTTCCCGCAGTTTAAAAAGGGGTCTACAAAG ATGAACGGGGCTAGGTGCTCCCACCACTCGGAGTGCTACAGTGACTGCTGTCTCATCAACTTGGACCACGGTGGTGCCTTCTGTGTCCCTAGGGCCAGAATAACCATGATGTGCTTGCCCCAG ACCAAGGGCGCCATCAACATCATATGCCCCTGCCAAGTAGGCTTAAGTTGCATACACAAGGACCCAGTCTGTACCCGCCGGTGCCATTTGATTTAG